In the genome of Streptomyces sp. Q6, the window GGGGGCGTCGGGGCCGAGCAGTTGGTATCGGTGCCGATCGGACACGACCACCTGGTCGCGGTCGTGAGCAGCACGCACCCGTACGCGGGCCAGGCATCGGTGGACGTGGACCAGCTGCGGCGACAGCCGCTGATCGTCGCGCCGGGGGAGGACGAGCCGGCCGTCGTCACCATGCTGCGGACCCTCCTGGGCAAGGACTCCCCGGCGCTGTCCGGCGCGACCGTCGCGAGGGACATCCACACCATCATCGGTCTCGCCGCCTGCGGTGTGGGCGTCGGTCTGGGACCCTCTCGCATGCTGACGGCCCCACGACGGGGCACGTGGTTCTGCGAGGTGACCCCGCGCACGCCTCTGCCCGATCTGGTCCTGTCCTTCAGCGCCCGGGACCGTTCCCCGACGCTGAACGCCTTCCTCGACGTCATCCGGAAGAACTGCCCCGAGGTCGGCGCCGCGCTCGACCACCGGCTCGGCCCACTCGGACCACGAGAAGAAGGCGACCGCGACGCGCCCCCTACCTGACTTCGCCCAGCCGGACGACGAGCCCGTCCTCGATGTCCAGGAGCCGGGTCCTGGTGCGAAGCGAGCGCACCGCCCGAACCAGAAGATCGTCAACGCCATGACCGCTGCTGAACGTCACCGCTGCTCATGATCACGCGGAACTGCTCGATCGGTGCTCATGACGACGCGGAAGTGCTCACGAAACTGCGGAATCTGCGCAGCGGAAGCAACCAGCGAAGGGACTGTTTATCGTCAGGCAGACGACTATGATCGTTCCATGTCGCCCTACGACCCGTCGGCCTTCCCGCCCTTCGCTGTCACCGTCGACCTGGTCGTGTTGACCGTGCGCCGCCACGCCCTGTGTGCGTTGGCGGTGCGGCGGGGCGAACCGCCGTTTCAGGGCCGCTGGGCGCTCCCCGGTGGATTCGTACGCGACGACGAGGACCTGACGGCGGCCGCGGCGCGCGAGCTGGCCGAGGAGACGGGCCTGTGCGCCCACGATCCCGGCGTGCCAGCGCAGGACAACGGCGCACACCTGGAGCAGCTCGCCACCTATGGGGAGCCGAAGCGGGACCCCCGGATGAGGGTCGTCAGCGTCGCCCATCTCGCGCTCGCGCCTGATCTGCCCGCCCCGCGTGCGGGCGGAGACGCGCACAGCGCCCGCTGGGCCCCGGTCGAGGCACTGCTGCACCAGGGCGGGTACGGGCGGGAGGGTGAGCAGGCCGCGCCGCTCGCCTTCGACCACGCGCAGATCCTGGCGGACGGGGTGGAGCGCGCCCGATCGAAGATCGAGTACTCCTCGCTGGCCACCGCGTTCTGCCCGCCCGAGTTCACCGTCGGGGAGCTGCGCCGCGTCTACGAGGCGGTCTGGGGTGTCGCCCTCGATCCGCGCAACTTCCATCGCAAGGTGACCGGGACGCCCGGATTCCTCGTGCCGACCGGTGGCACCACCACCCGGCAGGGCGGACGGCCCGCCCAGCTCTTCCGGGCCGGCGGTGCCACGCTGCTCAACCCGCCGATGCTGCGACCGGAGGTCTGACGGTCCAGCCGACCGACTCGCGGCGGTGACGCCGCTGCTCAGGCCCGGTGCGTGCCCAGGGTCCGGCCGATCCGGCGATCCGTCGTGGAAGGGGGACACCCGCACCCACCCCTGCCCGAAAAGCCGGAAATGTAGCGTTATCTTGCTGGAGTACCCACGAGACTCGTCCCTCGTCCCTCCGACGGACGGGCCTCGGCCGCCGAGCGGTCTCCCATCCTGCGAGAGAAGCGATGATCCAGGCCATCGGACTGACCAGCAACGCCCGTAAGGAGAGCCCGCCCACGGTCGACGACGTGACCTTCGAGGCGCACGCCGGCCGTGTCACGGCGCTGCTCGGCGCCCGTGGTGCAGGCAAGACGACCACGGTCCGGCTCATGCTCGAACTCCAACAGGGCCGTGGCATCACCTACTTCAGAGGCCGTCCGCTGCACCGCATCGCCCACCCCGCGCGCGAAGTGGGCGTCCTGCTCGGCGACGTACCCGGTCACCCCGCCCGTACGGTCCGCGGGCAACTGCGCATGCTGTGCTCCGTGGCAGGGGTCCCCGTCCAGCGCGCCGACGAGGTCCTCGAAGTCGTCGGCCTGGTCAGCCTGCGGGATCAGCGCCTGGGCACGCTGTCCCGGGGCATGGACCGCCGCCTCGGCCTGGCCTGCGCGCTCCTCGCCGACCCGCACACGCTCGTGCTCGACGGCCCCGCGGCGGGCCTGTCGGTCCGGGAGAGCAAGTGGCTGCACGGCATCCTGCGCGCACACGCGGCCCTCGGCGGCACCGTCCTGTTCACCACCGACGACCCGAAGGAAGCGGCCCGCACGGCCGACCGCGTCGTCACCCTCGACGAGGGCAGGCTCACGGCCGACCAGGAAGTCACCGAGTTCGCGCGCACCCGGCTGCGGCCACGGGTCGCCGTCCGCAGCCCGCACGCCGCGCGGCTCGCCGTCCTGCTGGCCAAGGAAGCGCGCACGGCCAAGCGGTCGGTCGAAGTGGTCACGGAGGACGGCAGCAGGCTCTCGGTGTACGGCAGTAGTTGCGCGGACGTGGGCGAGGCCGCGTACCGGCACGGCATCCTCGTCCATCAACTCGCGGACGAGACCGGCGACGCGGGCCCGGCCGTGGCCCTGACACCGGTGGCGCCGACGCCCGCGGCCCCGGCGCCTGCGGCGGCCGACGACCAGGGTGTGCAGACGGCCGAAGCCGCTGTTCCCGCCGAACCGGCGGCCGGCACGCAACCTGCCACCACCACGGCTCCGCTCGACACCCCTCACACGGCCAGTACGTTCGTGCCGCTCGCCGATGGGGAGCCGACCGGTCGTCGCGCGGATGAGAGCGGTACGACGCACCAGCCGTCGGCGCTGTCGCCGCTGCCCCCGCCCATCACCGTCCGCCCGGCCCGCAGCCCCCTGCGGCCCCTGCGGTACGAACTGCGCCGCGCGACCGGTATCGCCACCGGCTACGTCACCGCCGCGCTCGTCCTCGCCGTATCGGCGCTCCTCTCCGTACTCCTCGCGCGCGTCGGCCACACCCCGCAGCCGCGCCTGCTCGCGGCCTGGCCGCAGGAGCTGCCCCTGCCGCCCGCGGCGCTGGGTGCTGGGCTGCTCGGCGCCTTCGCGTTCGGCGACGAGTTCCGCCATCCCGCACTCGCCGCCGACCGTGGCACGGTCCCGCGCCGCCTGGGACTCCTGGCGGCCAAACTGCTGGTGGGAGCGGCCACCGCCGTTCTCATGGCCGTCCTGGTCGTCGGCTGCGACGCCGCGCTGCTCCACCTCGTGTACGGCGAAGAGCTCACCCAGGTTCCCGCCGACTGGCTTTCGTTGACCGCGAGTTGGTTCGCCCTCGTCATCGCGTGCGCCTGGGCGGGCGTTCTCGCCTCCGGTGTGTTCCGGTCCACGGCCGCCGGCCTCGCCGCCGTGATCGCCGTGCCGATCGTCGTCGTGCCTCTCGTACAAAAGGCCTTGGAGGGACCGTCTGTGCGAACGGCGGCGGGGCTTCCGGCGAGGCTGCGCGATCTCGCCCTCGTGCACTGGCCCTTCGGTGCCGAGCGTTTCGTCGCCGCCGGAGTTCGGATGATCGTTCAACCCGTGGGCGGTGCGCTGATGTTGTCGCTCACTGCTCTGCTCTGCGCATATGTGCTCATGGTGCTGCGTCCCAGGGTGCGATGACGACCGTCCGGCGCCTTCTGGTCCCGCACCGCGCACAACTCCCCACGGAACACGCATTTCTTTCCGATAAGGCGTCAATTGCGGCGAGGGGGGAGATCACCCTTTCGTGTGCTTTTCACCAAAGACCTCAAGGGAGTTGGGGACGGCGCCGACAACAGATTCCGTGACTACCCTTGCGCACACCATGATGACCGCCGCCCGCTCCGCCGACTCGAGCCTCTCCGGACCGGGCGAACTCGACCGCTACCCCTACGCGGAGTCGACCGCCGACCGCGTCGGCGCCTCTCCCTGGGACAACACCGACCAGGATCTCGGCCGGATGGGCCGACGCGCTGCGGGCAGCCGGGGCCGCGGTCTGCACGGTCAACTCGTCCAGCAGCTGGGGCAGATGATCGTCTCCGGCGACCTGGGCGCGGATCGCCCGCTGGTGCCCGAGGAGATCGGCCAGCGTTTCGAGGTGTCCCGTACCGTCGTCCGCGAGTCGCTCCGCGTCCTTGAGGCCAAGGGCCTGGTCAGCGCCCGGCCGAACGTGGGCACGCGCGTGCGCCCGGTCAGCGACTGGAACCTCTTGGACCCGGACATCATCGAGTGGCGTGCCTTCGGGCCGCAGCGCGACGACCAGCGCCGCGAGCTGAGCGAGCTGCGCTGGACGATCGAGCCCCTCGCCGCGCGGCTCGCCGCCGGGCACGGCCGGGAGGACGTGCAGCAGCGCCTTGCGGACATGGTCGAGATCATGGGGCACGCGCTCGGGCAGGGGGACTCGATCACGTTCGCCCGTGCCGACGCCGAGTTCCACTCGCTGCTCATCCAGCTCGCGGGCAACCGCATGCTGGAGCACCTCTCCGGCATCGTCTGCGCAGCCCTTCAGGTCTCCGGCGGCCCCGTCACCGGCTGCGACCGTCCGACCGAGACGTCCGTCGCACACCATGGCCGCATCGCCGACGCGCTCGCCGCGGGCGACAGCTCCGGCGCCGAGGCCGCGATGCGCCAGCTGCTGATGGTCCACCCCGAGGTGGAGCGCGTCGTGCCGGCCCCGCGCGAGCACTGACCGCGCCGAGAGCGCGGCAGAGCGAGGGAGTACGCACCAGATGTCGCCGGACGGCGCCCCCGCATGCCTCGCGCATGAGGAGGAGGCCCCATCCGGCGACTCGGTCGTATGGGTCCGTTGTTCGTGCGGGGGCGGGTGTTCGCCCGTACGATCCGCAATAAGTGACCGACTCTGCCCGTATCCGTCTGTTTTTGACCACTTACGGGGTGTGACTCGGGCCACGCAGATTGGGCGTAACGCTCCTCGGAACAACGCGATGACCTAAGAGGTGACAGCCGAGGAGGGAATACAGCAGCCGTTCAAGGCGCTGTGCATCTCCCCGGCCCCCGCCCGCGCCGCCGACCCATCCCCAAGTCGGCGGTCGTCGGCTCCGGTCCACACAGGACGGGGCCGGAAGCCGTTTTCCAACGTTCCGAGAGGTTGTTCGTGTCGGCCAGCACATCCCGTACGCTCCCGCCGGAGATCGCCGAGTCCGTCTCTGTCATGGCGCTCATTGAGCGGGGAAAGGCTGATGGCCAGATCGCCGGCGATGACGTGCGCCGTGCGTTCGAAGCCGACCAGATTCCGGCCACTCAGTGGAAGAACGTTCTGCGCAGCCTCAACCAGATCCTCGAGGAAGAGGGTGTGACGCTGATGGTCAGTGCCGCTGAGCCCAAGCGTCCCCGAAAGAGCGTCGCAGCCAAGAGTCCGGTCAAGCGCACCGCGACCAAGACCGTCGCGGCCAAGACGGTCACCGCCAAGAAGGTCGCCGCCACCGCCGCCCCCGAGGTGTCGGCCGACGAGGTGGCGGCGGACGACGCCGCGCCCGCCAAGAAGGCCGCGGCCAAGAAGACCACCGCCAAGAAGGCCACGGCCAAGAAGACCGTCGCCAAGAAGGCCACCGCCAAGAAGACGGCGGGCAAGAAGGACGACGAGCTCCTCGACGACGAGGCCACGGAGGAGACCCCCACCGCGGCCAAGAGTGGTGACGAGGAGACCCCCGAGGGTCAGGGCTTCGTCCTGTCCGACGAGGACGAGGACGACGCGCCCGCCCAGCAGGTCGCGGCCGCCGGCGCCACCGCCGACCCGGTCAAGGACTACCTGAAGCAGATCGGCAAGGTCCCGCTCCTCAACGCCGAGCAGGAGGTCGAGCTCGCCAAGCGCATCGAGGCCGGCCTGTTCGCCGAGGACAAGCTGGCCAATGCCGACAAGCTCGCCCCCAAGCTCAAGCGCGAGCTGGAGATCATCGCCGAGGACGGCCGCCGCGCCAAGAACCACCTCCTGGAGGCCAACCTCCGCCTGGTGGTCTCCCTGGCCAAGCGCTACACCGGTCGCGGCATGCTCTTCCTGGACCTCATCCAGGAGGGCAACCTCGGTCTGATCCGCGCGGTCGAGAAGTTCGACTACACCAAGGGCTACAAGTTCTCCACGTACGCCACCTGGTGGATCCGTCAGGCGATCACCCGCGCCATGGCCGACCAGGCCCGCACCATCCGTATCCCGGTGCACATGGTCGAGGTCATCAACAAGCTCGCGCGCGTGCAGCGCCAGATGCTCCAGGACCTGGGCCGCGAGCCCACCCCGGAGGAGCTGGCCAAGGAACTCGACATGACCCCCGAGAAGGTCATCGAGGTCCAGAAGTACGGCCGCGAGCCGATCTCCCTCCACACCCCTCTGGGTGAGGACGGCGACAGCGAGTTCGGTGACCTCATCGAGGACTCCGAGGCCGTCGTGCCGGCCGACGCGGTGAGCTTCACGCTCCTCCAGGAGCAGCTGCACTCCGTGCTCGACACCCTGTCTGAGCGTGAGGCGGGCGTCGTGTCCATGCGCTTCGGTCTCACCGACGGTCAGCCGAAGACCCTCGACGAGATCGGCAAGGTCTACGGCGTCACGCGTGAGCGCATCCGCCAGATCGAGTCCAAGACGATGTCGAAGCTGCGCCACCCGTCGCGCTCGCAGGTGCTGCGCGACTACCTCGACTAGTCACACGCGCTGTACGGCTCTGTGAAGGCCCGGCACGCCCCTTGAGCGGGGCTGTGCCGGGCCTTCGCCGCACGCGTTTGTGAGCGCGTCCTCGCGATGCGTGGCGCGCGCGGCTGAATCACTCTGGGTGTGCTGTTGCCACCCAGAGTGAGGAGCCCGCATGCGTCGCCCCTTCGCGAGAGCGCTGACCGCGCCGTTGGCCGCGCTGGCCGCGGCGGTCGCGCTGCCCTTGACCTCGTCGCCGCCCGCGGTCGCGGACGAGGGAGTCATCGGCGGCCGCCCGGTCCGCGTGGCCGACAGCCCCTGGGCGGTGGCGCTCGCCAGTCGTGACCGATTCGGGGGTACCCGCGCGGGGCAGTTCTGCGGCGGTGTGGTCGTCGCACGCTCGACCGTGCTCACCGCGGCGCACTGCCTGAGCGAGGACGTACTGGGCGCACCGCGCGGCGAGGTACGCGACCTCAAGGTCATCGCGGGCCGGAGCGACCTGCGGGCCGACGACGGCGCGGAGATCGATGTGCGCGACGCGTGGATCAATCCCGACTACGACGGCTACACCAACTCCGGCGATGTGGCGGTCCTCACACTGGCCACACCGCTACCCGGGGGATTCGTGATCCCGATGGCCAACGACGGGGACGCGGCTTACGAAGCCGGTACGGGCGCCGCTGTCTACGGGTGGGGTGACACGACGGGGACGGGCGACTACGCGCGCACCCTGCACGCGGCGCGCGTCCAGGTGCTCCCCGACGCCGTCTGCGAGGAGGCCTATCCGGGCAGCTCGGACGGTAGGTATCTGCCGTCCTCCATGCTGTGTGCCGGTGAGCCGGACGGCGGCAAGGATGCCTGCCAGGGGGACAGCGGGGGTCCGCTGGTCGCTCAGGGTCGACTCATCGGCCTGGTGTCCTGGGGGAGTGGCTGTGGGCGCGCGGGGAGTCCTGGTGTCTACACGCGGGTCTCCGACGTGCTGCGGGTGCTGCGGCAGCACTCCTGACGCGCTCCACGGATACGAGGACGGGCGGCCGCCCCTGGGTCGAGGGGTGGCCGCCCGTTCACCGGCCTGGTGCCGGAGCTGGCTCGTCGTGGGTGCGAGGTGTCAGCGATCCTCGGTCTCGGGGCCTGCCGGAACGGCGGTGAGCCGCTCCGTCTCGTCCTGTATCTCAGCGGCGATCTTCTTGAGTTCCGGCTCGAACTTGCGACCGTGGTGGGCGCAGAAGAGCAGTTCACCACCGCTGATGAGAACGACGCGCAGGTACGCCTGGGCGCCGCAACGGTCACAGCGGTCAGCGGCCGTCAGTGGGCTCGCGGGGGTCAGAACAGTAGTCACGTCGCCTCTTCTCTAGCTCGACGAGCTGTCGTACCAGGGTCAACATCCAACCAGGCCGAAAACGTTCCCGCTCGCGGCTTTTCCTCGAAAAATTTCTCCGAGACCGGCTGTCTGCTGCCGGGTGGCGGCGAATGTGCCGTATTGCGTCTCTTACGAGTCTTACGGGTTCGCGCGTTCTGTCAGGTCGGTCCTCCCCGGCCGGCTTGCCGGTTGTTCATGAGGACGTGCCCGGAGCCTAAATGGTTCATGCCTGGAAGGGAACGTGATGTGTGCTTCACTCCATCGAGGGATCGAACATGCATACGACCTTGGACTAGTCTGGGCTGAGGTGAGGGTGGCGTGACAACGGCTCTACCAGGCCTCGGTACCCTCTGAGCGGCGACCGACGCCGGCCCTGTACCCAAAAGGGCCCCATCTGAAATTCAGCGAGGAGCGAACCGCGTGACCGCCGAAACGTCCGTGCCGTCCACAGCGCTGCTGACCGGAGCAGACCGGGACGGTTCCAACTACACCGCGCGGCACCTGCTCGTCCTCGAGGGGCTTGAAGCCGTACGCAAGCGTCCGGGCATGTACATCGGCTCGACCGACAGTCGTGGCCTGATGCACTGCCTCTGGGAGATCATCGACAACTCCGTCGACGAGGCCCTGGGCGGCTACTGCGACAACATCGAGGTGATCCTGCACGACGACGGGTCCGTCGAGGTGCGGGACAACGGCCGCGGCATCCCCGTGGACGTCGAGCCCAAGACCGGCCTTTCCGGAGTCGAGGTCGTCATGACCAAGCTCCACGCGGGCGGCAAGTTCGGAGGCGGCTCCTACGCGGCCTCCGGCGGTCTGCACGGCGTGGGCGCCTCCGTGGTGAACGCACTGTCGGCGCGCCTCGACGTCGAGGTGGACCGCGGTGGACACACACACGCGATCAGCTTCCGCCGCGGAGTTCCCGGCGCCTTCTCCAAGCCCGGCCCGGACGCCCCGTTCGACCCTTCGGCGCGACTGAGCAAGATCAAGAAGGTGCCGAAGAACCGCCTCGGGACGCGCATCCGCTACTGGGCGGACCGGCAGATCTTCCTCAAGGACGCGAAGCTCTCGCTGGAGAACCTGCACCAGCGTGCCCGGCAGACCGCCTTCCTGGTGCCGGGACTCACCATCGTCGTACGCGACGAGTACGGCCTCGGTGAGGGCGGCAGCAAGGGCGAGGAATCCTTCCGCTTCGACGGCGGCATCAGCGAGTTCTGCGAGTACCTGGCGCAGGACAAGGCGGTCTGCGACGTCCTCCGCTTGACCGGACAGGGCAGCTTCAAGGAGACCGTTCCGGTCCTCGACGACCACGGTCAGATGACGCCGACCGAGGTCACGCGCGAGCTCGCCGTCGACGTCGCGCTGCGTTGGGGCACCGGGTACGACGCGACCATCAAGTCGTTCGTGAACATCATCGCCACCCCCAAGGGCGGCACCCACGTCTCGGGCTTCGAGCGTTCGCTCACGAAGACGATGAACGAGGTGCTGCGCAGCCAGAAGCTGCTGCGCGTCGCCGAGGACGACATCGTCAAGGACGACGCCTTGGAGGGTCTCACCGCCGTCGTCACCGTGCGCCTGGCGGAGCCGCAGTTCGAGGGGCAGACCAAGGAGGTGCTCGGCACCTCGGCGGCCAACAGGATCGTGGCCAACGTGGTGGCGAAGGAGCTCAAGGCGTTTCTGACCTCCACCAAGCGCGATGCCAAGGCCCAGGCCCGCGCCGTCATGGAGAAGGCCGTCGCCGCGGCCCGCACGCGCATCGCGGCCCGTCAGCACAAGGACGCGCAGCGCCGTAAGACCGCTCTGGAGTCGTCGTCCCTGCCCGCGAAGCTCGCGGACTGCCGCAGTGACGACGTCGAGCGCAGCGAGCTGTTCATCGTCGAGGGCGACTCCGCGCTCGGCACGGCCAAGCTCGCCCGGAACTCCGAGTTCCAGGCGCTCCTGCCGATTCGCGGAAAGATCCTCAACGTTCAGAAGTCGTCGGTCTCCGACATGCTGAAGAACGTCGAGTGCGGCGCGATCATCCAGGTCATAGGAGCCGGGTCCGGCCGGACCTTCGACATCGACGCGGCGCGCTACGGCAAGATCATCCTGCTCGTCGACGCCGATGTCGACGGCGCGCACATCCGCTGCCTGCTCCTGACGCTGTTCCAGCGCTACATGCGGCCCATGGTGGAGGCCGGGCGCGTCTTCGCCGCCGTGCCGCCCCTGCACCGCATCGAACTGGTCCAGCCGAAGAAGGGCCAGGACAAGTACGTCTACACGTACTCGGACCGGGAGCTGCGCGAGACGCTCCTGGAGTTCCAGCGCAAGAACGTGCGGTACAAGGACTCGATCCAGCGCTACAAGGGTCTGGGCGAGATGGACGCCGACCAGCTGGCCGAGACCACGATGGACCCGCGCCACCGCACCCTGCGCCGGATCAACATCGGCGAGCTGGACGCGGCCGAGCAGGTCTTCGATCTGCTGATGGGCAACGACGTGGCGCCGCGCAAGGAGTTCATCAGCAGCTCCGCCGCGACGCTCGACCGCTCGCGCATCGACGCGTAACGCGTGCGCCGCGCCCTCCGGCGCGGCCCGGCAGGTGGCTCCACCCACGGGTGGAGCCACCTGATCCACCCGTGATCCACCCTGGCTCCGATCACCTGACCTGCCATTTTCCGTAGCGTCGACGGCGTAGAACACTTCGCTCCCGACCGCTCCACGGAGGCCGTCATGTCCGGGCTCACCGATGTCCTGGTGATCGTCGCTGTTGTCGCGCTCGTGCTCGTGCGCCAGTTCAAGACCGAGCGCCTCTCGACGGATCGCAAGTGGTTGCTGCTGCCCGCCCTCCTCGCGTTCTTCGCGATACGGGACGGCTCCCTCACGGACCCGCACCACCTGGCCGGCTCGGTGATTCTGCTCGTCGCCGAGCTGCTGGTCAGCCTGGGCATCGGCATCGGGTGGGCGTTCACGACGCGCGTCTGGCGGGACGAGCAGGGGGACGTCTGGACCAAAGGCACCGCCGCGACCGTCGGCACCTGGACCGGCGGCATCGCGATCCGCGTCAGCCTCGTCGGCATCGGCCTCGCCCTGGGCATCCACCTCGGCACCTCCGCCCTGATGCTGGGCTTCGCCCTCTCGCTCCTGGTCCGCGCCGGGGTCCTGATGTGGCGGGCCGACGGTGTGCGATCGGCGTACGTTGGTCCTGTCGCGCAGCCGGCCTGGGAGGACCGCAGGTGACCCCGAGCCAGTGGACCGCGTGGCCGTCGCGGGAGGCGCTCTCCCGTGAAGGGCTGACGCGCGCCCGGCGGATGCTGGCGTGGGCCGTGCGGGTGGCGCTCCTCGCGATCCTGCTGTGGACCGCGGTCGAGCAGCGGGACGTCGCCGACTGGGCGGCGGCCCTGGCGCCGGTGGTCCTGCTCGCGTGCGGCGCCGCGGCGTGGGCGTTCTACCGCACGACACTCGCCCATCGACTGCTGCCCTCCCTCGGACTGCTCGCCTTTCTGCTGGCCGTCGCGGTACTGGCGCAGCGCGGTGGGTTCTACGCGCCGGCCACGGTGCTGTGGTGCGGCTGCGCGGTGACCGCGCTGGAGCGCATGCCGCTCGCTGCCGCGGTGCCCGCGACCGGGGTGTCCCTCACCGGGTTCGTCCTGGTCAACGACGACCCGTGGCTCACCACAGCGGCCATCACCATCGGACTCTGCCTCTCCGGTTACGTGCTGCGCCTGGACGCGGAGGCGCGGGGGAACGCACAGCGGCTCCTGGTGCAGGAGCGGGCCGCACGGGTCGCCGAGGCGGAGTCCGCCGCGCTCGCCGAGCGCTCCCGCATCGCCCGGGAGATCCACGACGTCCTCGCGCACAGCCTTTCCGCGCAGCTCGTGCACCTGGAGGCGGCCCGGCTGCTCATCGAGGGCGGGGCCGCC includes:
- a CDS encoding LysR family transcriptional regulator → MEARHLRYALTLAEHAHFGRAAGALGIAQPPLSKQIADLEREVGARLFDRTRQGVFPTAAGVAFLSRARRALDEIAAASVDAARAARGETGQLRLGFIASALLEPLPDVLGRFGRERPDVRLELHEMATRRSTPALVAGELDVAIGLGRPGGVGAEQLVSVPIGHDHLVAVVSSTHPYAGQASVDVDQLRRQPLIVAPGEDEPAVVTMLRTLLGKDSPALSGATVARDIHTIIGLAACGVGVGLGPSRMLTAPRRGTWFCEVTPRTPLPDLVLSFSARDRSPTLNAFLDVIRKNCPEVGAALDHRLGPLGPREEGDRDAPPT
- a CDS encoding NUDIX hydrolase; protein product: MSPYDPSAFPPFAVTVDLVVLTVRRHALCALAVRRGEPPFQGRWALPGGFVRDDEDLTAAAARELAEETGLCAHDPGVPAQDNGAHLEQLATYGEPKRDPRMRVVSVAHLALAPDLPAPRAGGDAHSARWAPVEALLHQGGYGREGEQAAPLAFDHAQILADGVERARSKIEYSSLATAFCPPEFTVGELRRVYEAVWGVALDPRNFHRKVTGTPGFLVPTGGTTTRQGGRPAQLFRAGGATLLNPPMLRPEV
- a CDS encoding ABC transporter ATP-binding protein; translated protein: MIQAIGLTSNARKESPPTVDDVTFEAHAGRVTALLGARGAGKTTTVRLMLELQQGRGITYFRGRPLHRIAHPAREVGVLLGDVPGHPARTVRGQLRMLCSVAGVPVQRADEVLEVVGLVSLRDQRLGTLSRGMDRRLGLACALLADPHTLVLDGPAAGLSVRESKWLHGILRAHAALGGTVLFTTDDPKEAARTADRVVTLDEGRLTADQEVTEFARTRLRPRVAVRSPHAARLAVLLAKEARTAKRSVEVVTEDGSRLSVYGSSCADVGEAAYRHGILVHQLADETGDAGPAVALTPVAPTPAAPAPAAADDQGVQTAEAAVPAEPAAGTQPATTTAPLDTPHTASTFVPLADGEPTGRRADESGTTHQPSALSPLPPPITVRPARSPLRPLRYELRRATGIATGYVTAALVLAVSALLSVLLARVGHTPQPRLLAAWPQELPLPPAALGAGLLGAFAFGDEFRHPALAADRGTVPRRLGLLAAKLLVGAATAVLMAVLVVGCDAALLHLVYGEELTQVPADWLSLTASWFALVIACAWAGVLASGVFRSTAAGLAAVIAVPIVVVPLVQKALEGPSVRTAAGLPARLRDLALVHWPFGAERFVAAGVRMIVQPVGGALMLSLTALLCAYVLMVLRPRVR
- a CDS encoding FadR/GntR family transcriptional regulator, translating into MTTLAHTMMTAARSADSSLSGPGELDRYPYAESTADRVGASPWDNTDQDLGRMGRRAAGSRGRGLHGQLVQQLGQMIVSGDLGADRPLVPEEIGQRFEVSRTVVRESLRVLEAKGLVSARPNVGTRVRPVSDWNLLDPDIIEWRAFGPQRDDQRRELSELRWTIEPLAARLAAGHGREDVQQRLADMVEIMGHALGQGDSITFARADAEFHSLLIQLAGNRMLEHLSGIVCAALQVSGGPVTGCDRPTETSVAHHGRIADALAAGDSSGAEAAMRQLLMVHPEVERVVPAPREH
- a CDS encoding RNA polymerase sigma factor, which gives rise to MSASTSRTLPPEIAESVSVMALIERGKADGQIAGDDVRRAFEADQIPATQWKNVLRSLNQILEEEGVTLMVSAAEPKRPRKSVAAKSPVKRTATKTVAAKTVTAKKVAATAAPEVSADEVAADDAAPAKKAAAKKTTAKKATAKKTVAKKATAKKTAGKKDDELLDDEATEETPTAAKSGDEETPEGQGFVLSDEDEDDAPAQQVAAAGATADPVKDYLKQIGKVPLLNAEQEVELAKRIEAGLFAEDKLANADKLAPKLKRELEIIAEDGRRAKNHLLEANLRLVVSLAKRYTGRGMLFLDLIQEGNLGLIRAVEKFDYTKGYKFSTYATWWIRQAITRAMADQARTIRIPVHMVEVINKLARVQRQMLQDLGREPTPEELAKELDMTPEKVIEVQKYGREPISLHTPLGEDGDSEFGDLIEDSEAVVPADAVSFTLLQEQLHSVLDTLSEREAGVVSMRFGLTDGQPKTLDEIGKVYGVTRERIRQIESKTMSKLRHPSRSQVLRDYLD
- a CDS encoding serine protease — translated: MRRPFARALTAPLAALAAAVALPLTSSPPAVADEGVIGGRPVRVADSPWAVALASRDRFGGTRAGQFCGGVVVARSTVLTAAHCLSEDVLGAPRGEVRDLKVIAGRSDLRADDGAEIDVRDAWINPDYDGYTNSGDVAVLTLATPLPGGFVIPMANDGDAAYEAGTGAAVYGWGDTTGTGDYARTLHAARVQVLPDAVCEEAYPGSSDGRYLPSSMLCAGEPDGGKDACQGDSGGPLVAQGRLIGLVSWGSGCGRAGSPGVYTRVSDVLRVLRQHS
- a CDS encoding DUF7455 domain-containing protein, which translates into the protein MTTVLTPASPLTAADRCDRCGAQAYLRVVLISGGELLFCAHHGRKFEPELKKIAAEIQDETERLTAVPAGPETEDR
- a CDS encoding DNA topoisomerase IV subunit B: MTAETSVPSTALLTGADRDGSNYTARHLLVLEGLEAVRKRPGMYIGSTDSRGLMHCLWEIIDNSVDEALGGYCDNIEVILHDDGSVEVRDNGRGIPVDVEPKTGLSGVEVVMTKLHAGGKFGGGSYAASGGLHGVGASVVNALSARLDVEVDRGGHTHAISFRRGVPGAFSKPGPDAPFDPSARLSKIKKVPKNRLGTRIRYWADRQIFLKDAKLSLENLHQRARQTAFLVPGLTIVVRDEYGLGEGGSKGEESFRFDGGISEFCEYLAQDKAVCDVLRLTGQGSFKETVPVLDDHGQMTPTEVTRELAVDVALRWGTGYDATIKSFVNIIATPKGGTHVSGFERSLTKTMNEVLRSQKLLRVAEDDIVKDDALEGLTAVVTVRLAEPQFEGQTKEVLGTSAANRIVANVVAKELKAFLTSTKRDAKAQARAVMEKAVAAARTRIAARQHKDAQRRKTALESSSLPAKLADCRSDDVERSELFIVEGDSALGTAKLARNSEFQALLPIRGKILNVQKSSVSDMLKNVECGAIIQVIGAGSGRTFDIDAARYGKIILLVDADVDGAHIRCLLLTLFQRYMRPMVEAGRVFAAVPPLHRIELVQPKKGQDKYVYTYSDRELRETLLEFQRKNVRYKDSIQRYKGLGEMDADQLAETTMDPRHRTLRRINIGELDAAEQVFDLLMGNDVAPRKEFISSSAATLDRSRIDA
- a CDS encoding DUF1453 domain-containing protein — protein: MSGLTDVLVIVAVVALVLVRQFKTERLSTDRKWLLLPALLAFFAIRDGSLTDPHHLAGSVILLVAELLVSLGIGIGWAFTTRVWRDEQGDVWTKGTAATVGTWTGGIAIRVSLVGIGLALGIHLGTSALMLGFALSLLVRAGVLMWRADGVRSAYVGPVAQPAWEDRR